A stretch of the Desulfobacter sp. genome encodes the following:
- a CDS encoding FAD-dependent oxidoreductase: MGSHIADFPGLCQKAQIPCRRLDIQTARDKAPCLSKEVIAAYEVPDAAIDPFKLAIENMTQARGLGASYLSRSRVVGFDLDKKGICLVRVENTRTRDIFGIKADVYVSASGAWAGGLSAMAGIEIPMVFSTGSLLVTGQRLAKPVINRLRTASDGDILVPGGMVSILGTTSVRVDCPDRVFPTVEEVDLIINQGCQMVPGLEKRRYIRSYCGVRPLVGSKPGDDRAVTRGFCLMDHSREGFDNFVTITSGKLTTYRLMAEKTADLVCEKLGLSRACRTGELPLPMAETGDWTQPGAALRYGFALPDVNDKILCECEMVPSSAVDAIVADIKRQKGVPDLLSIALRSRMGKGPCQGSTCSGRVLCHLYDTGEVQAREGIQEIKHFLNERWKGEHALLWGDSLSQSSLKEMIHCGLFCLEMDHEDR, from the coding sequence ATGGGAAGCCATATTGCCGATTTCCCAGGACTCTGCCAAAAGGCCCAGATTCCCTGCAGGCGCCTGGATATTCAAACTGCTCGGGACAAGGCTCCCTGCCTTTCAAAGGAGGTGATTGCCGCATATGAAGTTCCGGATGCTGCAATTGATCCGTTTAAACTTGCCATTGAAAATATGACTCAGGCCCGGGGACTTGGGGCAAGCTATCTTTCCCGTTCCAGGGTCGTTGGATTTGATCTGGACAAAAAAGGGATCTGCCTTGTCCGGGTGGAAAACACCCGGACCCGGGATATTTTCGGCATCAAGGCCGATGTTTATGTCAGCGCCTCTGGCGCCTGGGCCGGCGGTCTGTCAGCCATGGCCGGCATTGAAATTCCCATGGTATTTTCCACGGGCAGCCTGTTGGTGACAGGCCAGCGCCTGGCAAAACCGGTGATCAACCGGCTGCGAACGGCCAGTGACGGCGATATCCTGGTGCCGGGCGGGATGGTTTCCATTCTCGGCACCACCTCTGTCCGGGTGGATTGCCCTGACCGGGTTTTTCCCACTGTGGAAGAGGTGGATCTCATCATTAACCAGGGCTGCCAAATGGTGCCGGGCCTGGAAAAACGGCGGTATATCCGCTCCTATTGCGGGGTGCGTCCTCTTGTCGGCTCCAAACCCGGGGATGACAGGGCCGTGACCCGGGGGTTTTGTCTCATGGATCATTCAAGGGAGGGGTTTGATAATTTTGTGACCATTACCTCGGGCAAGCTGACCACCTACCGGCTCATGGCTGAAAAGACCGCTGATTTGGTCTGTGAAAAACTGGGCTTAAGCCGGGCCTGCAGGACAGGGGAACTGCCTTTGCCCATGGCCGAGACCGGAGACTGGACTCAGCCGGGTGCTGCCCTGCGCTATGGGTTTGCCCTGCCTGATGTGAACGACAAAATCTTGTGCGAATGTGAAATGGTGCCTTCTTCAGCTGTTGATGCCATTGTGGCTGATATAAAAAGGCAAAAGGGTGTGCCCGATCTTTTGTCCATTGCATTGAGAAGCCGTATGGGAAAGGGCCCCTGCCAGGGTTCCACCTGCAGTGGCCGGGTCCTTTGCCATCTTTATGACACAGGAGAGGTTCAGGCAAGGGAAGGGATTCAGGAGATTAAACATTTTTTAAACGAACGGTGGAAGGGGGAGCATGCCCTGCTATGGGGGGATAGCTTGTCCCAGTCTTCTTTAAAAGAAATGATTCATTGCGGCTTGTTCTGTCTGGAGATGGACCATGAAGACAGGTGA